CGTTTCCACGACGGAACAGTTCAACATCTTTACGCCACATATCTTCGTTCACGGAACGTCCGCGCAAGGGCATCACTTCATGATGGCATGCACCACGCAGCTTTACCGGCATATTGTTTATATACATCTGATTGCCACGAACTTCTATCTGACGGAAACCGATACGACGAGTCGTTTCGTACAACACCTTTTTTCCTTCTTTCAGTTGACAGGTAAAGGTGTACAGATTGGGATGTTCCGAATCCCATTTCTCCGGCTTCGGGATCAGAAAGGAGACTTCCATTTTCTCGGAAGCTCCTGCTCCTATCGTGTTAATTGATTTTGTGGTTTGCTTCAGTGTAATCTCTTTTCCGTTTTTATCTTTCAACGTGAAATGTAGTGATACACCTTTGGCTGCTGCCATCGATTCATTGGTAACTTCCAACTCGGTTTTCAGCGTAGCATCCGTGTATGTCGAATCGAACAATGTAGCGGCATGGAACATCGACAAATTCACTTCCGGCAAAGCAAACAGATATAGATCACGCGGAATCCCTCCTAACGGATGAGCTGCATACTGAGAACCGCTCGATGTGGAATCCGCCAGGCTCTCCGATTTAACCGAAACAGCTATCCGGTTCTCTTTTCCGATTTCTACCAGCTTGGTCACATCCAGTTCAAAAGCCGTAAAACCTCCCAAATGTGAACCGGCCTTCTTGCCGTTAATAAAAATCTGGCTGTCGCTGTATATCCCGTTACAACGCAGTTTTATTCGCTGTCCGTTCCAGGACGAGGGGACAGTAAATGTCCGGAAATACCCTGCTGCCTTCCCTTTCTCCACTTCAAATCCCTGCATCACCCACTCACCGGGAACTTCAATATTTTTCCAGTGATTAACCTGTTGTTTCTCCCAAAAGTTTTTCTCCGGTGACGGGTTGAATTGCCATCTTCCGGATAATGGTACTTTTTGATTCTCCACTTCCACCGGTAAAGGGGAAAGACGAGGGATAATGAAATCTGTTGCATGAATCGGCAAAGCAAATAATGCAACAAGCAGCAATTGAAAAAATCGGTATAACTTCATATCTATATTACTATTTGATTTCAAAAGATCGTAAATACAAAGAAATATGCTTTTTCAGAATAATCCCAAACGATGCGAAACTTAAAATGATATATTTCGGCACGGATTCCATAAAATACATTCGGATAAGGAACTTAATAAAAAAAGGTGCAAACTCATTATTAAACTTGTCAAATAACAAGTATCATAAAAAGTTGCACCCTATGTATCAATACCCCGGATTCTGCTTCATATTAGGATTCCGATCCAATTCTGTCTGAGGAATCGGTAACAGATAATTCCGTTTAGCCTGGAAAATACGCTCTTCCAATTTGATAAAATCATCACTCCAAGTAACCTTTCCTGTTTTAGAATCAATTGTACCATTCCGACTGCCTATGGCCCAACCATTCAATAAAGTAGGTCCTAGGTCCCAACGCTTAAGATCGAAATAACGCAAACCTTCAAATGCCAATTCTATCCGACGTTCATAACGGACTATTTTCTCATTCAGCTCCGTAGCCTCCGGCATACCAGCCCGTTTGCGAATGGCATTTATATAACGGAGAGCCTTGTCTTTATCTTTTCCGGTCTGTAAAGCACATTCGGCAAATGTGATATACATCTCAGCCAAACGAATTACGATAGCATTACCATCATGGTTGTTAGCATCAACCACCGACATCGGATAAATATACTTTTTCACCAGCAGACCACCTCTCGAAGCTGCCGCCTCTTCATGGTAATCCAAATTCTTACGATCTGCCTGACCATCAATAAATTTATCGAGCGGGTTATAATAACGTCCGTTATATTTCTGCCCTGGACATAGAACGATCTTAGTCAATCGCGGATCACGACCTTTGAATGGCTCGTTCGGATTATAACCAGAACCCGTTTCATCGATATATTTACCGTTTTCCATTTGGAATGCTTCAATAAACGGCCAAAGTGCATTCAAAGCAGACCATCCTCCTTCCGTTGCCGGTAAATTCAGTTGGGGAAGCATATTGAAATAGTCATTCTTCATATACTGTACATCCAAAATAGCTTCTTTATTGGACGATTCAGCAGAAGGCCAAAACATCTCCTCATATTCAGGATACAACTCATAACAAGACATATTTATCACTCCCTCAGCCGAAGCCTGTGCCTGTTCATATTTTCCAAGATATAGTTCTAGACGAGCTTTCAACGCCAAAGCAGCTCCTTTCGTGATATGTCCTCCCGATTCTATCGTGTTTTGAACTGGCAATACGGCAGCAACAGCTTCAAGTTCTTTCAATACGAAATCTTCAACTTCAACTTTGGGGGTTCTTGACAAATTAGCTTCTTCGGCAGAAGTTATCACTTTATCAACCAAAGGAACATCCCCGTAATACATAATCTTTCCATAATAATCGTATGCTCTCAGGAAACGAACTTCAGCCTTATAACGTTCTTTCTTATCAGCATCCATCTCTACAGCTTCTATCTTTTCCAGGAAATTATTGTATTTACGAATACGGTCGTATCTGAACCAACGAGTTGCATCACCGTCTACCCAAGGAGCATTCAATCCTGGAGCAGAAGTCGGTAATATCTGTCCGTTCCCAATAGATTGAAAGTTATAGTCAAACTGCTCATAACCATTGTCAGACGCCGCATCCATAAAAACAACATTCGATATGGCTTCCCATCCTTTATAACAGCCATTCAAAGCCATATCCACATCTTTCTCACTCTGCCAAAATGTTGCATCCGACAATTTATCCTTTGGCGCAACATCCAAAAAACTATCGCCACATGACAATAAACCCATCATCAGTGCAAATCCTATTATATTCTTTTTCATAATCTGTACGTATTAAAATGTTATATCCAAACCTATCGTGTAAATTGCAATCTGTGGATATGAAGATCCGGCACTGCCACTCTTCACCTCTGGATCGAAATCCTTCGGAAACTTGGTAAAAGTCAATAAATTCTGTCCGCTTACATATAACCTGGCTCTGTTCAGATGAATGTTTTTCAACAAACTCTGAGGTAAGTTATATCCTATCTGCAAATTCTTCAAACGTAGATAACTGGCATTCATCACAAGAAAAGAACTCATGACACGGTTGTGAGACTGATTGATCAATATACGCGGATAATGGCCTAACTGCGTTACCAGTCCGTTCTCTACGATCGTACGATCGAGGTGTTTTTCCTGCGCATTCGCTCCATCAATAAATCCCCACATCGACTCACGATCGACAGTACGATAAACGTCCGCCGCTCCCTGGAAAGAAGCCAGAAAATCGAAATCACGATACTTCATATTCAGATTAAATCCGTAAGTAATGTTCGGAATCGTATTTCCTAAAACGACACGATCTTCTGCATCTATCTTTCCATCATCATTTTGGTCTTTAAATTTCAAATCGCCAGCTTTAGAGTAGACAGAATGAACCGGACTATTTTTAGCTTCTTCGTCCGACATAAATATACCAGTACATTCATATCCATAAAAAGAATCCCAGGAATAACCTTCCATTTTAACATTATCCCCTTTCTCTGGGTTTGGATATTTATCAACCTTATTCTTATTATATGCCATATAACCATTGATATCATATTCTACATTTCCTATTTTATAGGAATGTCCCAACGATACCTCTACTCCTCTGTTTCTCATGGCTCCGGCATTAGATACGGGAGCATCCAGTCCAAAAATCAATGATACAGGTACTACTGCCAAAATATTATCGGTATACCGGTCATAATAATCGAAAGAAACATTGATCAGGTTATTCTTAAAACCGGCATCAAAACCTAAATCCAGTTCTTTAGTCGTTTCCCAGGTTATATTGCCGTTATTCGCTTTTGTTTGTACGGCACCATCTGCCACGACATTATTAAAATTATAATTCTGTCCTAAAGCGATCATTGCAATATATTGATAATCATCCGTACGATGGTTACCCAGCTTACCCCATGAACCTCGAATCTTCAGATTATCCAACCAATGGATATTTTTCATGAAAGCCTCTTCGGAAATACGCCATCCGGCAGAGAAAGAAGGAAATGTTCCCCAACGATGTCCTTTTGCAAACTTGGAAGAACCGTCGCTTCGCAGATTAAATTCCAACAAATATTTGTCTGCATAATCATAGTTGATTCGTCCGAAATAAGAACCTATATTTGTTTCAAGTGCACTACCGTTATTACTCCATCCATTTGTTGAACCGCCATCCAACTCAGTCAACTCATTACTTGGAAAATTCTTACGGTATGCTTTCGTCAGATTCTTTTTATAAGATTCCCTCGATACTCCCAACATTCCTTTAAATGAATGCTTACCTATTTGTTTCTGATAGTTCAATAATCCCTGGAGAGTGACTGTCATCCAACGATCCAGATAATCTTCTACACTGTTAGGACCTTGTACGGAACCATCCCCATAAGTAATTTCTTTAATATGTGTTTTTCCATCATCAAAATTGTAATCAATACCGGCAATACCTTTTAAGGTCAGCCCATCAATGATCTTAAGTTCACCGAACGCACTACCTAATGCATGAGTATAAACCGATGTTGCTTTTCCTCCGGCTTCGATCCAGGCGATCGGATTACCATCGATATGACGCCCGTAAGTTCCGTCGGAATATTGATTGACAAAAGTATTAGGAATACGATTGGCCTGACGGAAGAACTGACCCATACTATTCGAAAATGGATTTGTCGGTGCTACAATCTCCCTGCGGGACAAACTTGAATTTATCCCGAACGTCAACCATTCAGTCACTTTGCTATCCAAATTGATACGGACATTATATCGCTCATGTGAAGTATTTTTCGTTAAACCATCCTGACTATAATAAGCCAACGATACTGCATAACGTGTCGCATCGGTACCACCATTCAGACTGATATTATGATTATGGGTAAATCCACTTCCCTGCAAAAGAAGATCCATCCATTTCGTATTCGGATAATTATCCGGATCAGAGCCGTTCCGATACTTTTCAATATCTTCTGCCGTATAAGCAGGAGCTGAACCTTCATTAATTCTTCCTTCATTAAATAATTTTGCATATTGTGCAGAAGATAAATGTTCCGGTGTCCTGATTGCTTTCTGCCATCCGACATATCCGTTATAACTCAATACTGGGTTTCCTGTTTTACCCCGTTTGGTTGTTATCAGGATTACTCCGTTCGCAGCCCTGGTTCCATAAATAGAAGCTGCCGCCGCATCTTTCAAAACACTGATATTTTCAATATCGTTCGGATTGACATCATTCATTGAACTTTCCAGCCCATCAACTAATATCATCGGGTCTGAATTATTCATCGTACCTACACCACGGATACGGATAGAAGTTTCTTCACGTCCGGGCTGTCCGGTTTCTGCCGTAATAGAAACACCCGGCAATTTTCCCTGTAACATATTGGCGACATTCGTAGCCGGAAGTCCGCTCAACTGATCTCCTGACACCGCAGAAACAGCCCCTGTCAGGTTTACTTTTTTCTGTGTACCAAAACCAACTACAACCACCTCATCCAGTTTTTGAGTATCTTCCCGAAGAGTGATCTTGAAAGATGACTTATTTCTTACAGGTATTGACTGTGTCAGATAACCGATATAAGAAATTTCCAGTGTTGCATCTTCCGGGATTTCCAAAGAGAAATACCCATCCACATCTGTTATAATACCATTAGTCGTTCCTTTTTGCACAACATTGGCCCCAATAACAGGAAGACCTGTTTCATCGACAACCGTTCCGGTAATTTTTTTACTCTTTTGCTGACTTACATCATTGTTCAACTCGGTTGTTACCGAGTTGAACTGATTATAATCAGTTCCGGCCTTTACATAACTGGAGAAAGAACCCGCGCCTAATAAAGTCGCAACAAACAAGTATCTCCCTCTTTTCCAAACACACTTTTTCTTGTTTCCCATAATAATAATGCTTTAATGAAAACTACTTTACACAATGCTTAATTCGATAAAGATTTACAATTGCAAAGTAAGCTATGATCTCATTCTCAGCAGGTATCATACTTAGAGTAAGAACTTTTAAATTCGGAACAGATTTTTTAATAATGTATCAAATTAGGAACTGACACCAAAAAACATCCTGTTACCATAACAATAACCAAAAAAGGTCGGGTATGACTCACTCACACCCGACCTTTATATTTACAGAGCAATAACTCTACTTTATTCTTCTCCTACCAATTCAGGCAATGCCTGTTTCAGTATCTCTTTTGCCTTCCCGTAATCCTTTTCCATTACATATATCTCTCTTTGAAAACCAGGGATATTCAGTACGGAAGAGATGATCTCGTTTTTTAGAAAAGACTCAATACCGTCATTTCTCAACAAATCCTGCAACAAGGTTGCCTGGAATTCGTTATCTAATGTTGCCAAATAAATTGTTTCCATACCTTTATGAATTTAGAGGTCCTTATTTCTCAAAGATATGTTTTTTTATTTGGAAAAACAAGCTTTTTAGTCGCAATCTAATACATAAACATTACATTCTAAAAACCTCTAAAGAGGACTCTTCATGGGCTTCTTTCATCCGATTCCTCATTTGTTCCACTATATCCGGATGTTCGGAAGCAACATTGACCAGTTCATTCGGATCGTTTTCCAAATCAAATAACAGAAAGTTGCCTTCTCCCTCTTTTTTAATGTTAAGTATCAACCCCTTCCATTTTCCTATACGGATAGCTTTCATTCCCTGCCCTTCCGGAAATTCCCAATAAAGATAGTCATGTTCTTGTTGCTCCTTACCTAACAATTCCGGAACAAAACTAATTCCGTCCGTACGTGGAGCACCTATTCCCGCCAATTCACAAAGAGTAGGCATTACATCCCACGAAGCACAAACATGATTACTGACAGTCTTTCCTTTAATGCGTCCTTCCCAGGTAACGATTAAAGGTACACGGATTCCTCCTTCACGCAGGAAACATTTTCCCCATCCATAGTCAGATTCAAAAGGTTTGGCACTATCAAACCAAGGGGAATCCGAACCTCCGTTGAATGTAGGACCATTATCGCTGGTAAACATGATTACCGTATTGTCATATATGCCGAGTTCTTTCAACTTATCGATAAGTCCACCAATCTGCTCATCCCAATAACTGATCATAGCCGCATAGGTTGCATGCGGATAACGACAAGGGAAGTATCCCTGCTTACCCGTATAAGGCTCTTCTTCTCCAAATTTATCGACATAATATTTTACCCATTTCTCCGGAGCCTGCAAAGGGACATGCGGCAACGGAGAAGTCCATGCCAAATAGAAAGTCGTATCTTTGTTATTCTCTACAAACTTCAATATCTCATCATACATCGGATCACAACTGTAGACTTCTTTTGTATACTTCGCATAACTATCTTCGCTATAAATATCCGCACCTTTATCCAGCATCGTATTAGGGACCAGCAACTCGTTCGGTAAATATTCACGCGCTTCATTCCGGTAGAGAAAAGGAGGATAATAAGTATGCGCCTGCCTCTGACAATTATATCCGTAAAAGAAATCAAATCCCATTTTATTGGGAGTTCCCTCCGACCCCGGATAGCCGAGTCCCCATTTACCGATACAACCGGTTACATAACCGGCTTGTTTCAATACAGAAGGAATCATCGCTGTACCAGCAGGTAAAGGACGTTGCCCTTCCAATGTAGAATCAGCCAACATAGCATGATAATCTCCGACAGCTCCCCTTTCCGACATCTCATCATTACCTCTGATATAAGCATGACCGGAATGTAATCCGGTAAATGTAACACAACGGGACGGAGCAGAAACCGGAGAACCGGAGTAATTCTGCATGAAACGCATTCCCCGTTCTGCTAACTTATCTATATTAGGCGTTTCTATTTTTTCCTGTCCATAACAACCCAATTCGGCATATCCCAAATCATCCGCTAAAATATAAATGATATTAGGCTTTTTAGCCACTTCTGTCTGCTCTTTACAAGAAAACATTAAAGTTGCCAGGACAGGCACACAAACATATTTGTTGTACAAAAAATGATTCATCTTTCTTTTATTTGTCATTATTCTTTATGTTGTTATTCATATCGGATAAACAGGACACCATTCCCTGGGATTTCTATCATCTTATCCAGACTTACAGATTTTCTGTCTTCCCATATATTTAAAAGACGATAATCCTTTTCCGGAGCCAGCCCCAACTCTTCTTTTACAAATCTCCTGCTCTGAGTCTGTTGAGTACGATTAAAAATACCGATCCATCCGGCTTGCCGGTCTCTTTCTTTTACAGTCCAAACTTCAATGCCATTCTCTTCATAGATTAAATTGCCCATTACCCCATTTTGATTACAGGCAAGCATATCCTTGTTTGTTAACAAACGAAGAGTAAAATCATCGATGGATACTATATTCCCTCCATAAAACAACGGAGAGGCAGCCATCGAACGTTGGGTTATAAATGTATATTTCTGAGATTCATTCAGTTCGCTCCAACGATGGGTACCACGTCCGGCTAATGCTATTTCTTTCTGGTCTTTCGTCTTCCGGCCAGGAGGAGACATCAGTTGCAACTCACTAAACGGAATCATATCCAAATCCGGCCAAAAACCCGGTTCTTCTTTTCCTTGCCAGCGTTTCCACGCATCAAAAGAAAGATCGATGCTATGTTGCGTATCCCAAATATCTGCAGTAACCCGCAACATATTGGCTTTCCGTAAAGCCGGCAAATCTTTCTCTTCCACCTTATCACCGGGAGAAAGGCTTAAAACGATGGGACGACCACATTGCTCAATAGCTTTCACTATTGCTTCCACTTCTCTCGGATAAGGAACAATATCATCATACTTTATGAAATCAACACCCCACCCCGCCAAGTGGCTGATCAAACTGTTATAATACGCCTGGGCTCCGGGTTTATCCATATCAATTCCATAATTATAAGTACACCAGGAACAAACATTCAAAGTGTCGGCTATATCTGCCGCCCGAAAATCCGTTCCTTTTACCGGAGTATTTAAAAGTACAGCTTTACGGGGAATCCCCCGCATCAAATGTAAACCGAACTTTAGCCCTTTGGCATGACAACTGTCGATGAGACTCTTAAAGCCATTCGGAAAGTATGTTCTGGAAAGTTCAAACAATCCATATTCATTGATATGAATATCCGATGCATGCCGCTCAACAGAAAAATGAGTATTCTCCTCTAACTCATATTCCCCAAACCAGCCATTATCGATCACAAAATAGACATACCCATAGGATTTTAATTTTGTATTCATCGCTTCCAGGTTTGCAAAAGCTGCTGCTTCATAACAATAAACTCCATAAGAATTGAAACTATTCCATCCCATAGGAGGTTTATCCGCCAACAACCCA
This is a stretch of genomic DNA from Parabacteroides chongii. It encodes these proteins:
- a CDS encoding arylsulfatase; amino-acid sequence: MNHFLYNKYVCVPVLATLMFSCKEQTEVAKKPNIIYILADDLGYAELGCYGQEKIETPNIDKLAERGMRFMQNYSGSPVSAPSRCVTFTGLHSGHAYIRGNDEMSERGAVGDYHAMLADSTLEGQRPLPAGTAMIPSVLKQAGYVTGCIGKWGLGYPGSEGTPNKMGFDFFYGYNCQRQAHTYYPPFLYRNEAREYLPNELLVPNTMLDKGADIYSEDSYAKYTKEVYSCDPMYDEILKFVENNKDTTFYLAWTSPLPHVPLQAPEKWVKYYVDKFGEEEPYTGKQGYFPCRYPHATYAAMISYWDEQIGGLIDKLKELGIYDNTVIMFTSDNGPTFNGGSDSPWFDSAKPFESDYGWGKCFLREGGIRVPLIVTWEGRIKGKTVSNHVCASWDVMPTLCELAGIGAPRTDGISFVPELLGKEQQEHDYLYWEFPEGQGMKAIRIGKWKGLILNIKKEGEGNFLLFDLENDPNELVNVASEHPDIVEQMRNRMKEAHEESSLEVFRM
- a CDS encoding DUF2007 domain-containing protein is translated as METIYLATLDNEFQATLLQDLLRNDGIESFLKNEIISSVLNIPGFQREIYVMEKDYGKAKEILKQALPELVGEE
- a CDS encoding SusC/RagA family TonB-linked outer membrane protein → MGNKKKCVWKRGRYLFVATLLGAGSFSSYVKAGTDYNQFNSVTTELNNDVSQQKSKKITGTVVDETGLPVIGANVVQKGTTNGIITDVDGYFSLEIPEDATLEISYIGYLTQSIPVRNKSSFKITLREDTQKLDEVVVVGFGTQKKVNLTGAVSAVSGDQLSGLPATNVANMLQGKLPGVSITAETGQPGREETSIRIRGVGTMNNSDPMILVDGLESSMNDVNPNDIENISVLKDAAAASIYGTRAANGVILITTKRGKTGNPVLSYNGYVGWQKAIRTPEHLSSAQYAKLFNEGRINEGSAPAYTAEDIEKYRNGSDPDNYPNTKWMDLLLQGSGFTHNHNISLNGGTDATRYAVSLAYYSQDGLTKNTSHERYNVRINLDSKVTEWLTFGINSSLSRREIVAPTNPFSNSMGQFFRQANRIPNTFVNQYSDGTYGRHIDGNPIAWIEAGGKATSVYTHALGSAFGELKIIDGLTLKGIAGIDYNFDDGKTHIKEITYGDGSVQGPNSVEDYLDRWMTVTLQGLLNYQKQIGKHSFKGMLGVSRESYKKNLTKAYRKNFPSNELTELDGGSTNGWSNNGSALETNIGSYFGRINYDYADKYLLEFNLRSDGSSKFAKGHRWGTFPSFSAGWRISEEAFMKNIHWLDNLKIRGSWGKLGNHRTDDYQYIAMIALGQNYNFNNVVADGAVQTKANNGNITWETTKELDLGFDAGFKNNLINVSFDYYDRYTDNILAVVPVSLIFGLDAPVSNAGAMRNRGVEVSLGHSYKIGNVEYDINGYMAYNKNKVDKYPNPEKGDNVKMEGYSWDSFYGYECTGIFMSDEEAKNSPVHSVYSKAGDLKFKDQNDDGKIDAEDRVVLGNTIPNITYGFNLNMKYRDFDFLASFQGAADVYRTVDRESMWGFIDGANAQEKHLDRTIVENGLVTQLGHYPRILINQSHNRVMSSFLVMNASYLRLKNLQIGYNLPQSLLKNIHLNRARLYVSGQNLLTFTKFPKDFDPEVKSGSAGSSYPQIAIYTIGLDITF
- a CDS encoding glycoside hydrolase family 27 protein, producing the protein MDMKSFSICFFFWVSLFMHSMTQAQTGLLADKPPMGWNSFNSYGVYCYEAAAFANLEAMNTKLKSYGYVYFVIDNGWFGEYELEENTHFSVERHASDIHINEYGLFELSRTYFPNGFKSLIDSCHAKGLKFGLHLMRGIPRKAVLLNTPVKGTDFRAADIADTLNVCSWCTYNYGIDMDKPGAQAYYNSLISHLAGWGVDFIKYDDIVPYPREVEAIVKAIEQCGRPIVLSLSPGDKVEEKDLPALRKANMLRVTADIWDTQHSIDLSFDAWKRWQGKEEPGFWPDLDMIPFSELQLMSPPGRKTKDQKEIALAGRGTHRWSELNESQKYTFITQRSMAASPLFYGGNIVSIDDFTLRLLTNKDMLACNQNGVMGNLIYEENGIEVWTVKERDRQAGWIGIFNRTQQTQSRRFVKEELGLAPEKDYRLLNIWEDRKSVSLDKMIEIPGNGVLFIRYE
- a CDS encoding RagB/SusD family nutrient uptake outer membrane protein, whose product is MKKNIIGFALMMGLLSCGDSFLDVAPKDKLSDATFWQSEKDVDMALNGCYKGWEAISNVVFMDAASDNGYEQFDYNFQSIGNGQILPTSAPGLNAPWVDGDATRWFRYDRIRKYNNFLEKIEAVEMDADKKERYKAEVRFLRAYDYYGKIMYYGDVPLVDKVITSAEEANLSRTPKVEVEDFVLKELEAVAAVLPVQNTIESGGHITKGAALALKARLELYLGKYEQAQASAEGVINMSCYELYPEYEEMFWPSAESSNKEAILDVQYMKNDYFNMLPQLNLPATEGGWSALNALWPFIEAFQMENGKYIDETGSGYNPNEPFKGRDPRLTKIVLCPGQKYNGRYYNPLDKFIDGQADRKNLDYHEEAAASRGGLLVKKYIYPMSVVDANNHDGNAIVIRLAEMYITFAECALQTGKDKDKALRYINAIRKRAGMPEATELNEKIVRYERRIELAFEGLRYFDLKRWDLGPTLLNGWAIGSRNGTIDSKTGKVTWSDDFIKLEERIFQAKRNYLLPIPQTELDRNPNMKQNPGY